A region of Arabidopsis thaliana chromosome 5, partial sequence DNA encodes the following proteins:
- a CDS encoding Late embryogenesis abundant (LEA) hydroxyproline-rich glycoprotein family (Late embryogenesis abundant (LEA) hydroxyproline-rich glycoprotein family; CONTAINS InterPro DOMAIN/s: Late embryogenesis abundant protein, group 2 (InterPro:IPR004864); BEST Arabidopsis thaliana protein match is: Late embryogenesis abundant (LEA) hydroxyproline-rich glycoprotein family (TAIR:AT3G44220.1); Has 1807 Blast hits to 1807 proteins in 277 species: Archae - 0; Bacteria - 0; Metazoa - 736; Fungi - 347; Plants - 385; Viruses - 0; Other Eukaryotes - 339 (source: NCBI BLink).): MSQISITSPKHCAKKGGININNRHKKLFFTFSTFFSGLLLIIFLVWLILHPERPEFSLTEADIYSLNLTTSSTHLLNSSVQLTLFSKNPNKKVGIYYDKLLVYAAYRGQQITSEASLPPFYQSHEEINLLTAFLQGTELPVAQSFGYQISRERSTGKIIIGMKMDGKLRWKIGTWVSGAYRFNVNCLAIVAFGMNMTTPPLASLQGTRCSTTI, encoded by the coding sequence ATGTCTCAAATCTCCATAACTTCTCCAAAACATTGCGCCAAGAAAGGAGGGATTAACATCAACAATCGCCACAAGAAACTATTTTTCACATTCTCAACTTTCTTCTCTGGCCTTctcctcatcatcttcctcgttTGGCTCATCCTCCACCCCGAGAGACCCGAGTTCTCCCTCACAGAAGCCGATATATACAGCCTCAACCtcaccacctcctccactcATCTCCTCAACTCTTCAGTCCAACTAACTCTCTTCtccaaaaaccctaacaaaaaAGTCGGGATCTACTACGACAAGCTACTCGTATATGCAGCGTATAGGGGACAACAAATCACATCAGAGGCCTCTCTACCGCCTTTTTATCAATCCCATGAAGAAATCAATCTCTTGACAGCGTTTCTTCAAGGGACTGAGCTACCCGTTGCCCAGTCCTTTGGTTATCAAATCAGTCGTGAACGGTCAACTGGTAAAATAATCATCGGTATGAAGATGGACGGGAAACTACGGTGGAAGATCGGGACATGGGTCTCGGGTGCATACCGGTTTAATGTGAATTGTCTTGCAATTGTGGCTTTTGGAATGAACATGACCACTCCTCCCTTAGCTTCATTACAAGGGACTCGTTGCTCTACAACTATATGA